From the Fusarium oxysporum Fo47 chromosome X, complete sequence genome, the window tccttCATGTTCTCCCATAACTTAACAGATTCAAAAACAGTTTCGCTTGCTCCTGGTCCTTCAACAAACCAGCTCAAACCCGTGCAATCTCTAGTATCCGCATAAACCATAGTCGACAACGCGAAGCGATCATTGACAAAGATCTCGAGAACGTCGCCGTCACAAAAGATTCTCAAATGAAGTTTTTCCAACTCCTCTGAGCCGTTCCTGTCTGAGTAGAAGAGAGTGAAAGGTCCGGAAACAGCATCCTTTTCGATGTCAGCTTCGTGGTTGGATTTGCTTCGATCGACGGTGATCTTCTCACTTTGAGGAGAGAAGTGAATGGCTGTTCCCTGGGACAAGTCTTCGTTGTGTCGAATCCAGAATCCAAGGCCTTGATCGTTTGGTGAGACCTTGATTGTAGCTTCTAGCTCCCAGCTTCCGTTATGTGTGTCGGCAAGCTTTCCAAGATTGGCGTCGCTGTCGATGTTTTTCCAGTAACCAGGCTTGTCTCGTCTAAGTCCTTGCAGATCTGGCAGTGGCCGAATTCCCAGTGTTTGAACCGTCTTTGACCCCCTTCCATTCTCGGTAGCCTTGATGCAACCAACCTCTGCCAATGACGAAGTAAGAGTCCTCGTTACGTTTTCAACCGTGTATAAAAATAGCTCGCGAGGGATAGAGAAGTATCCGGTCCAACCCTTGGATTCGCGTCGGGCCAATGTAAGCTCGTCCTCCTTCAACCATCCCCAGACGATCCTGTTCTTCGTAATAGGATGCTCGTAGGAGTTAGGTGCGTATAAACATCCGTGGTCGAGGATTCCGCTGTACTCGGGCTTTATCCTGGGTCCTTGTTCGGTCTGCTCAAGAGACCCAGCCATCCAAAGCGACCACTGATCATGACCCTCCTTAGCACCCGGTTTAACTCCTCCTTCAGTTCCCATAAGCAAGAAAGGCCGCTCCTCGGACTCGTTGTGAAGAGTCATGAAGTTGACGCATTCCCAATTGACACCGAAATCGCCGCCCCATCGTCCGGAGGGGCTGAATCCTGTGGGTAAATCGATCAAGGGGCCGAGGTATGTCCATTTTGTCAAATCGGTCGGTGAGATCGCGTAGAGAAACACTGTAGGTCCGCCGTCGACAACACCTCCAGAAACAAAGCCATACAAGCTTGCCTCGCCTCTCATTTCATCCAAAGCAGGCCATTCTGCAAGATATGGGTCTCTGAACCCTGTGACGGTGAGATCTTCGGGTTCACCCTCCAAGATTGGGTTCTGTTCACTCTTCTGCCATGTCTTACCACCGTCTGTCGATGTTGCTACTGACAGTCCAGCGCAATTTCGAGTGTACGGCAAAGTCCAGTGGATGGGAAGATTTGTGATGGATGAGTAGATAACCGTGagttggccttcttctccttgaagaCCTGTAGGGTGAAGACAGCCAGTGAAGATGCCCTTGTCATCGTAAGGCTCAGAGGGTTCTAGGACTGGATTTTGTGTGTTTTGCTTCCAAGTAAGACCGTCTCTGCTTGTATAATGACCCCAAGTGATGTCACCCCAATCGCAGGATTTGGGGTTCCCTGGTGGCAAGGTCAGCTTGAGAGTTGGCCGAGAGATTGAATGGGTGTACTGACATTGATAAGATAGGTGGTATGTGCCTGTTGAGGCGTCATATCCGGGTGCGCACGGATCATTGATCCAACCTCGAGGTGCCTTGAGGTGGTATGTCGGCGAAGGATGCCATCGAGGGCGGGGTGTAGTGTTCTTGACCGTCATTGTAGTTCTTTTCGGAGTGCCCAAGTACGTTTTCGCCTCCGTCGTCACTTTATACTTCTCAATTGCAGTCATGAAGCGTCGAAGGAATGTCgaaaagatataaaaatgAAGAAAAATGAGGCGACGATAAAAGGTCGAGCCCGGGTTTTGCCTAATAAGTAGGTAATTCAGCCGAGCTCTCTAGACCCCCAGATTACGCCCCAGCCGCTTCGGTTTGCTGATGTCGTCGGACCGACAAGACTGTAACTGTAGCTAATCAGCCGACGAGAAGGGATTTTGAGTGGGGATTCTCGTAGATCGTCAATGAGCCAAGAGAAAAGGCGTGCCTATCTAAAGTTAACGCTAGAATATCCGttgcaatgcaatgcaatcATGACGGTCCGAGATCAGATCCGAGGTTTGAGCGTTCCCCGCGCCTCATGATTAACTTCCATTGCTATCTACTACTCGTTTGGGAAGTACCCCGATTATTTCCCCTTATAGAGTAACCAATTGTCAGCTGCTTCACTGCAGATGCGACTGCAGGGTGACAATGTCTTGGCTAATTATTTCGCCTGCAGCTGTGATTCGGCCGCGAATGCAGCCATTGTGAGCAAGATATACAAATTGATTACATGTTGACGCCATTCTAAAATCCGTGTCCCGTCCcaaaatattataatacccACAGTTTACCCAGTACAACCGTTATCTAGAATGCgcatcaacctcgacagcACCAGTGCTATCTCCAAATTGATCCACCCGCGCTTTGGCAAATTTACGTGCGCTGACTCTATGCTCAAACAAAACATCCAACTCTCCATAAGTCCTCCCTTTTGGTTCCGGAAGACGAAAATATGCCCAAACCATGATGAGAAAACAAAACGCCGCCCAGAAAAGACCTGTTTTTGCACCCCAGTTCCATGCATGTACACCAAGCATTCTTGGCATCAGCGTATTATTTACCAGGCCGGCCATGTTATTGAAGTTGCGCGCTAATACGATCGTTTTCGCTTTCAATCGTGTTGATGGGATTTCTGCGACAATGGTGTAACAGACTGGTCCCACTGCTAGATCGTAGATAAAGGTATAAAAGATGAGAAGGCTGCCGATCGCCCACGAAGGGCCTGCCTTGCTTTGAGGTGCGAATCCAAGGCCACCGACTACTAAAAGGATTATGAAAAGCGATGTTGTGCCGGCGATATACAGGGCGCGACGTCCATATCTCGCCATAAGGAACCATGAAAGGATGACACCGATTGCGCCTACAGAATACTGTACAATGTTAAGAGTAAACGCGCTGTTTGACGAGAGTCCTGCACGCTCATAAAATTGGACTGAATAGCCCATGAGAACGCTGCCGCACATGGCTTGCGCGACGTATGTGATGGACGCAATCTCAGTCCGTCTCAAGTCAGCTCTCATGAAGCAGTGCCAATAATTAGTACCCGCAGACGTAGCCTTTTCAAGCTCATTTGTCTCGTGAATCATTGAGACTTGCGCATCAGCATCGAACTTGAGATCCGGCTGGGGCGTGACGAGGCCCTGGATAGCCTTCTTTGCGTCTTCGTGACGGCCCATGCGAACCAACCACCAAGGAGATTCTGGCGCAAATATCGTGCCGACGATAATGAATGGCGGCCACATCCATTGCAGTGCAAATGGTACGCGATATGACCACTCATTATCCAAATTCAGAAGTCCACGAAGGACCCCCGCTGATATCAACTGTCCGATAACCCAGCAGAGATTCACATAAGCCGTGAGATAAGGCCTGAGAACCACGGGAGCGATATCAGATGCATATGCCAACGTCAAGGTCTGAAAGACACCCCAGGGAATGCCCATCAGAATCTGTCCCGCAAGGATCATCTGGATATTCTTCGCAAAGAACACGATGAACGTGAAAGAGACCATGATGATCTGCGCCAGTATCATAGTCTTCTTGTATCCAATAGCATCAGACACCCAGCCATTGAGATACAACCCGAAGATCTGCCCGCACATGCCGCCGACTTGGATGTACGTCTGCCAATCCGCAGAGATAACCATGCCGCCATCGGGATTTGGTTGGTTGCCATACTTGTTGCGGAACCTAAAAAGCAAATTAGCTTTTTTTCCTGCCGTGGGAACAGGGAATAACGTACGATTCATATCCGTAAAATGAGCCAATGAGAGCCATGTCGTAGCCTTCCATGATAATCGCCATGGAGAACAGCAGTGAAAAGCCAATGGCTTTGGGGTAGAGACGCACGGCATCGCGAAAGGTAAGCTCGTGCTCTAGCGCCGTGGCGGCGCTGGCTTCTGCATTGTGGGCTTGGCTCTTCGGTTCATCAGCGGGAATATGGTTGACCTTTGATGACGGTTTGGAGGTCATTGTGATGGTGTTGGATGGTGACACGGTGTCCAGGGACGCGTTCTCGCCGCCTTGGCTCATGTTTGAGGTTAAAGTTCGAGACACTAACGGTGCCTCTTTGATGAGCAGTTAAGCTAGGGTAGGGTACAATTCTCCGAGTGGCAGTGTCCAACGGAAAAATCTCAGTCAGTTCTCGGGGTTTTGGTTGACTCCAAATCCGCGACCGGTGGGTCGAGGTCAGCTCATTGAGGTCTTTAGGCGCAATCGTCATCCCATAAACTCCAGATCTGGCTCGTTCGTCGGTCCGGGGAAGGCAGAATCTCGTGTCGCGCGTCCCGAGATATGCTTTTGAGGGGCGCTTGATGGGTCTGGGGATGGAGATGGCGATGCAGGCCAAGCAAAAGCTGGGGTTAAGGAGAAGAGAATCTGGGGCTGGGGGGCGAAACTAACGGGGTCGTGCTCGTCGGTCCGACAGGTTTTTGGCAGAGTCAAGGAGACTCATTCATGGACTTCTGTGGCTCACCAAGATTTGTCGGTCCGAGATATCATGTTTAACTGCATTTGGGTTCTGGGCTTGGTGGAGAAGTCCGAAGTGTTGCACATGACCAGTCCAGTTACAAATTCCTCTATTTGCAGTAAGAGTACGGAGTATCTTTCTCTTGGTCTGCGctcctttcttctctctccaGTCGCCAAACCCCCTCGCGCGATCTCTTGCGACTCTGTATTACGATTTTGCGCCGCCTTTTGAGATTCTTCGAGATACTGACGCAAGGCCATTTCGGCGAGTGATCATTATATGCAGACAGCCTCGACGTTATTCATACCATGCGATATCGATGAGGAAGCGTAGTTGCCACTCGCATTTATCACCAGTTACCAATGAGAGATTGTGTGAACGAGAATCTGGTCTATCTAATCGCGTCAACTATGTATCGCTAGTACATGGGAATAATGCCCGTGAAACCATTGTGCGCTGCAACGCGACGTCAATCGTGCGGAACAAAATTCTCTATTCGTATTTGACACATATTGACTTTGAGGTTGTGGATAGACagtattctcatcatcatgttcTTTTATCTCAGCTCACATGTTTACAGATAGGTTCTTAACGTGGTCGAACATGGTAGAATGAGAAGGACTGAGAATTGCATAGCATTCAATTAGAAGCAAGCGAAGATATAACTACGGTTCTCTCAACTGGCGAGACTCCAGTATATCTATTCAAGCTTATGATCTGACTCTATAAAGACAAGACGTTCCTTGTAGTTCTTCGAATCTGTACGAATCTTGTCAAACTTCTCTTTGTTCATCTCATTAAGCTGTCGGCCCTCGTTTCGATGTTCCTCAGATAGTGGTGGTGGGAGGATACCTGGGGGTGGATTATACCACTGGTCTTTAGGCACTTTTGTGCCATTAATTCCATGCCAGaattcctcttcctcctgatTATAAGGCGTGCGGTCTAATAGAGCCTTTATTAATGCCGGCCTTAGAGCAATTGCATAGTGAATATTGCGATCGGCATCGAGATACCGGAAAATCCCGTCACGACCAAGTTCTGCAATGCCTAACAGGTCTAGGTTGTGGCGCTCCATTTTATACAGAATGTCGCTCATTTCTTGTTGTTCGGGCGAAAGGTCTCTGTATGCAATGCCGCGGCAAGATGCTTCGGGATCAACAGGCTCTTGATTCTTAGAAGCAGATTGAGACATAACGAGGAAAAGGTTTGTTGGAAATGTTGACTGGAGTCGAAGTGTAAGAGACAAAGACCAACGGCGAGGCCCAACAAAACCATGGGAGTGGGCTTATCTTTAAACAAGTGAGACTCCAATTTTCGTCACATGTGATAGTTACTGCCTGGAACCTAGCATACCAAGTTGGCCATTACGTACGGCTTTGTAGGTTAGGTATATATGCATATTGGTTGTTGTCTTCTCTTTTGGGATGTGATCTGATTCAAACTTGCCGAAAGCCGAACGCAATGGGATTTTTAGATAGTTGCTTTACATCTAACTGATGGCTAGATACAGGCTCATAAATCTTTTGACCTTTCCAGCCATCTCTTGATGGATAGAAAGTGAGTTATGTGCTGTCCTATAGGATATGATTAAAGTAAAGGTTAGACTTATAGCCAGGCCGCCGTTGTCAGCAGAATGgtctttataattattatcaAGTCTTCCTGGTAAGAACATAGTAGAATCATTGGCATAAACTGAATCAAAGTATTATTCAGTATAATTGAGGATATATTTCGGTTCTCATGATAGAAATTTAGGGTGGCTCGGTGATAAACGCTGTTTAGTTTTGTTTATGACGGAAGTTTTGCGACGTTCAGAAGAAACCATATCGGCAAAGCTGATGATCCATCGCTCTGTTCCTTTCTTTCGGCTTTGAGTTATGCTGGTATTACTACAGGAGTAATAAACTAAGTGATAGTTGGTATTGAGGATATTTCTGGCTCTTATAAGTAGTCTAAGAAACGAATTACAAAAAGGCAGGGGATTAAGATCCCGGGTCTAGGGTATGTGGTAGCGATAGCGCTATCTTAGGATATTGACCTTTGTGAAAgtccttatcttatcagaGATAGGACCATGTTATCTTATCTTGTTACTAtcacctttttttttttaaaagGCTTCGGagcttatcttaagatatGCAGATAAGAGTTTGTCTTAATACTTAAGTTAAATCCCCATGACGATCAAGCTCTCCGAAGCTTTTCATCTGTCGTCCTAGAATATTTGTACAATgtgtttctaattcttccGAGAGAAAATCCAAGTTCATTTAAGCCCACTTTCTCGTAGTCAGCCTGAAGCTTTTGGTGTATTCTTTGATGCATGAGCTTGATATACCTATCTGGAAGAGGTAATTGACTATTAATTACCAAATCTTGGGCCTGCCATGAGAGATGGGTCTATTATGCATGTAAACGTGAACATCTCTCCCGATTGAACCTCATATGTGGAGCAGCATAACATACGGAACTATGTAGAAATAAAGCAGTCAAGAGAGTGATGCATGTGAACAACCGGATCATGACTTGTCTCTGACAGTCCAAGTCTCAGTAAAATTACGGTTATTCAATAGCTACCATTGGCCGTCAGAATTGCTCATAAAAGTCCGGCAATGTAGGCTACCAACAAAGCCAGTCCTCTATAGTTCCACCTGAATCAACGCGATGAGTTATAGTCACTACGCTACGCCACCATCTAAGTTCAAGATATCTCCGATGGATACCAGAGCGAGAAAAAAGAATTGGCGAACTTAGATCTTTCATTCCAGGCAGTGATTTCGAGTCGGCCAACCAGTAGTGAAAATCATTCATGGTTCTTCGATGCCTTTGCAGTACATATTCGTGCCTTGCAGCTACACAGAGAGTCAATGAGAGTCATCATAGCTTACATAGTAGTGGAGTTAATTAACTTTCTCTATTCTGCTAAGGCATGGCTATCATCTGTGCCGTGAATGGTGCATTACGTCGGTGGCTTTTCAACTGACTGCAAAAATATCCCTAACGTTACTAGCGATGAGATACAAAAGGTCACAAAGTGGTAATCTCCTCGCCAAGAAAATGTATTATAGAACCGAAAAACAGTCAAGTACAACTAATATTCCTTGGCAGAATTCCTGGGAACTATACTATATAGACACAGTGAACTATTAAGCATTTCTCCCAAAGAATGAGATTGCATCTAGATCTTGAGAGTAGCAGTGACAGGCATGCTGGGCCTGCATTGGGTGCCCTAAAATGTTAGTCTGCTAGTCACGGGTGGCTAGTCTCGTGTAACTGGTCTGAGACATACGGGAACTTCAAGGACGACGCTGATTAGCTAGGAAAGAGTTCACGGCATGGCCGAAGCTCAACACTGACTTCATCAAAGAGTAACGAAAGCAGCATAGATGAGATTTGTGATATGTGTGTAGAAAAGAGGTATTGCATAATTATGAAAACGTATAGCGGTTGCATTTGCCGAACTGCTAGCCTTGAAATTACCGCTTGCCTTGGGGATATCACATCTCTCATTATAAAAATTCTTAAAGAAAGGAAACGAAAAGAGTATCTAAATAACTGATCAATCAAGTTAGTGTCATGCCGATCTTGACCCTGTGCCTTGTCCTTGCTGATCGGCAGCAGCCGTTGAGGCTACCACGAGGAAACCATTGCCTCGGGTCTCTCTGAATGCCAAGGTTCCACGTGGATTTCACACTCTGCATAGCCACACTTTAATTGCTTGCATACCGTCATCGtttccttgatcttgtttgGCGCCGCGACGAAGCGTATCGGCATGTTCTCGTGGCTGGTTTTGAACTAGTCTACGGAGTTTTGTGGGCGGCACGATCGCTGGTCTCGCTTTAATTACACTTGATTACCCTCTTATGGCCGTGGCTTACTTTTTAAGTTGAGATTTTGGAACTTTCCGTAGATGAATGATATTGAATGTAACATACCAATTCGTTGTCCTGCCAAGACATGAGACGGAACCAGAGATATGTCACGTTTGTGATATTGCTTGGAGACTGTGAGAGGTTGAGACTCTATCTCGATTAGTTCCTTGGTTACCTAGGTACCGGAAGAAGTTAAGTTATGATATTTATCGTCGAAGACCACGGGAGCggaagagatcgaggagTATCTAGATCGTGATGATCGATCGAAAATATAGAGAAATAGGTATAAATATCCCATAGATCTCCCTCAAGAAAACAATTTCCCAAACCAACAAGTCACAAATACTTACCAATACCTACTAGACACACTCTTCACTCCCGATCTATACAAAGCTTTCTACACAACATGGCTGTGACCTTCACGGCAAGCTTGCTCCTCCTATCCGCAGGCAAGGCTCTTGTCTCAAGCGGAATCTCTTGGGCCATCTCTGAAACAGGCAGCTGGGCAGCCGGTCGGTTTCTTGACCATTTGACTTCCGATCCCAATGCGAAAGTCACCAGAGCCGACATCTACGGAGTCGTGCGAGAGATGCAACTCATCCAGTCATCTCTGGATGATCTCACCGACACCCTCTCCAATGGTATTATTTCGATACGTCTGGATACCTTGAATCAGCCAATGGCTCAGATTCAGGCTCACTACAAGACTGTCGCGGATATCTTAGATACCGCTTATGACATCGCTGAGCGAAACCTCACCGAGTCGGAGCATGAGCGTCAAATGGGTCGCCTGCAGCAGCGGCTCGACGACAGACTCCAGGCATGCGCCAATAACATCCCTGGATGGCTTACCCAGATTCATAACTTTTTGAATGCCAATGGTGAGAGAGCTTTTATGCGACAGCTCTCTCAGCAAGCCTGGAACGAGTCCCCTGACCTGGTGGCCTACTATAGTAGATCAAAGACAGTTGTAAGTATAAGAAGCCCAAAACGATGAACCAACAGCTAACATGTATAAAGGTACTTGACTATTGGATCACCGTTTCTAAGGGCATTGATCTTCTGCAAATTGCCCATGGAGCACAGGGTGTTAGATTCGACGAAGGACAACGCGCCATCGATCGACATATCCGCCAACTGCTTGATCAGGAACGTAACTTCGTCCGATTCATTGGAAATGAAACCATCAGACTCGCCGAGACAATCTTGCTCGATCCCTCCAGCCCCCACCCATTTTTATGGGAGACTAATCAGGATACCTATGCCGCTGCTGAGGATGTCGGTGCTACCCAAACCCGCATCAGTGTCAACACACGTAATCCTGTTGAATGGCGAATGGACCCCTGGCCCCCTGTCAACCTCGAGACTTTCGACCCTCTTAGAGGTTACCCTGTTGCTCTTAACCAGGTTGGACAGCGTGGTATTATGTGTCCCGGTGGACGACATGGTTTGGCTCTTGAACCCTTCGCACGACCTACTTGCACTTGGTCCATTAAGCCAAGAGAGCCTGGAAACAACCGCTACTCGTTCAAGTTTATCAGTGGTCTTGTTAGACAAGCTAATAACGGCTATTACATGATTACTCGGCCGTCTGCTGGCGTCCCCGGAAGGATCATGTCCCTACTCACTCGTTTGCACCGCGAGGATGGAAGTCACTTCTTCTACGTCAAGCCTCAGGGACTTGCTGCCACATCCTAGGAGCCAAAGGGGTTGCATTAAAGTGGAAGTGGATATTATGCTTAGGCATTCAATATTGTTGTGAAAAAACTCTCCTTCTGTTCAAATTGTATCTATACTAGTCTCATTCAATCTTATTCGCACCTAGTACTATCTAAATATACACAGATCTCCTAATCATGGAATGATGCCTGAGTAAATTCACCTATGCTCGTGATCTTTGAGTTCTTATTCCCAAGATAATAGCTTAATTATTGCTTGTTCGGGTCTCGGCGTTAGAATTAGATCCGCCATGGTATGGTGTTGGTATAGAGCTACAAGGTGACATGGAAATAATAGTCATAATGACCGAGGCTGAAGCTAACCGAACTCACCTTATTCAAGCCACCGATGTCTTCAGTTTATCAGCCGCCCTTCATAGCACTGTTTCCCGAGCGGCCCTCTGCGGATCAATGGTTCCGGCCGTTTGGAACAAGGTCAACGTACTGTTGTATTGCTCTAAACCGCTATTAGCCACACTAGGGAGATCGTAACCTAATTCGTCTTGGTAGATAAGTCGGCTATCATTTCCCCAGACTTGGCGAGATAGCAACCCCTCCGGATGAGCTCCGGCCGAGATATGAGTCGCCATATCGCTAACTTACCAGCGGTATCTGATGAACTGATACCAAAGTCACAACTGAGGTTCAACGTTAGGACCAAGGGTGAATAAATATTGACCCATTGGCCCGTAACATGTCCATCGATCATTGAGTAATATCAGCGACATCGGCGACAATGGACAGCAACAACTCtgacgacaagaagaagctcagcGTCGAAATGGAGCAAATGAACCAAGACGAAAAGCTCGCCGACGACACACTACCCGGAGAAGTCCTCGACGCCGAAGATGAATTCTCAGATATGTACTACCGCAAACTTCTATGGAAGATTGACCTTTGGCTCCTCCCACTCATGTGGGTATGCTATGGCACGCAACAAACCGACAAAACATCCCTCAGTGTTCAAGCTGTCTTCGGAATCCGAGAAGACACGGGCCTTGTCGGAGAACAGTTCAACTGGCTCAGCACAATTTTCTACCTGTCGTATCTGGTCTGCGAAGCCCCAGGAAACTGGCTAATGCAGAAATGTCATACCGGCAAATTCTTATCCATCGTCATGGTCCTTTGGGGAGTAATTGTTCTGTGCATTGCCTTTGCGAAGAACTTCGCGCACCTTATGATCTTGAGAGCGATCCAGGGTGCTCTCGAATGTACCATCTCGCCCACCTTCATGCTCATCACTGGTGCATTCTATACCTCCCAGGAACATACACTACGATCTTTGATCTGGGGTACATCCAATGCTGGAATGAACATCCTCGCCGGATTGAGTATGTATGGAATCGGTCTTCATGCTGAGAAGCATCCAGGAGGCCTGGCTGCTGTAAGTATTCTTCGATCTTGGCTGTTTATATGAACTAATGCATATGATCTACGTAGTGGAAAGGTATCTCATTCCTTCTAGGAGCCTTAACAATTACATGTGGTATCCTTGTATGGTTCATCCTTGGCACTCCCCGCGAAGTTCGATGGTTAAGCAAAGAGGAGAAGCGCGCTGCCATAGCTCGTGTCATGTCCAACCAAACTGGTTCTGATCGTGAAAAAAGATCCGAATTCAAGTGGGATCAGGTCTGGGTCGCCCTCAAAGGTTCGTCTCTATTACTtacaagctcatcaaggcCTTCGGTCTAACATACTGCCTTAAAGATCCACAAAcctacttcttcttctttatcaccatcatcaatgcCCTCCCTAACGGTGCCAACACGACATTCTCGAAGCTCATCTGGAAGTCTTTCGGCTTCACGCCTCTGGAGACACTGCTTAAAGGCTCTACCCCTTACTACTGCGTCAGCATCTGCTGGTTCTTGGTGGTCGGATATGTGACCTTGAAGAAGCCTAATATTCGATGTGAGTTCCCCTACCCTAGCAGCATTGCTGACTCTGACCTAATAAATTCAGTCCTCATGATGATGTTCTCTCTTATCCCGGCCTTTTCTGGAATGATGGCCCTCGCCTTTTTGCCCCAGGACAGCATGAAATGGACTAGATGGGGCATGTATATTCTGCAAGTCTTTGGTTCACTCCCTGGGCTCAGTAAGTCTCACAATATGACTAGGCTTCATCAGCTAACTTGCTGTGCTAGTGATCTGGACGTTTCTTCCTTCGAACGTTGCTGGTCGGACCAAGAAGACTGTCACCGCTACTACAATCTTTGTCGCATATTGTGTTGGTAACGCAGTTGGTGCACAGATGTTTGTTGCCTCTGACGCTCCGAAATACATCAGGGGTCTGACCGCCTGCGCCATCCTCTACTGCGTCGAGTTCTTGAGCATGGCTTCATGGAGATTCTACTGTAAGCAGATCACTCATTTTTAGGTTTGCCTACTGACACGTCGTGCTAGATATCTGGGAGAACCGACGCCGTGCCAAGATGATTCGTGAGCAAGGTATCTCGGAGGAGGAGAGCGAACGGCTGGGCAGGCTTAACGCTGAGGCTGATATGACTGACTGGGAGAACATTCACTTCAAGTACAAGTATTAAAACCTGTAATACTTCACCATGTATGCAAACGAAAGGGATTGGAGTTTGAAGGAATCAGACAAGGCAAAGAATGCAAGTAGTTGCCAAGATAATGTGAATGTATACACCCAGACATGAAGCTTACCACCACGAGATAATTATCAAGAGACTCTGTATCAAGTCAAATCATCCTGGTCCGTGAATCTATACTCAAGCATCTTGTAACCGTATAGTAACAAATGGGGAGCTGGCACAACGGTAGCGCGTCAGATTCTAGCTTAAGCATAGATATTCCTCAAGGTTCCTGAAAAATCCAGTGTTCCTCATATTTTTAACCCCTTTCGAGCGAACTTAATGTGTTTTTGACTGAGTTTTAATGCAGCCACGTGTAACTTCGTTAGTGGCCATGTCTGAGGGATTCAAATACGGTTGCTGATTAAGTCATCACAAAAGCTTCTTATTATGTTTAAGTTGGGAGACTCATCTTTGTTGAGGCTACGTACATATTGCCCTTTAAAACGGTGAGTTGACTTAATGTATCTCGTGGAACTATTAATCAACTAACCTTATAACCGTATTATAGATAATGCCAGCACCTTCTTCACTTAGAGATAATAATACCATAGCTCGGCCAATTTCTCCAAGTCG encodes:
- a CDS encoding glycosyl hydrolase — its product is MTVKNTTPRPRWHPSPTYHLKAPRGWINDPCAPGYDASTGTYHLSYQWNPKSCDWGDITWGHYTSRDGLTWKQNTQNPVLEPSEPYDDKGIFTGCLHPTGLQGEEGQLTVIYSSITNLPIHWTLPYTRNCAGLSVATSTDGGKTWQKSEQNPILEGEPEDLTVTGFRDPYLAEWPALDEMRGEASLYGFVSGGVVDGGPTVFLYAISPTDLTKWTYLGPLIDLPTGFSPSGRWGGDFGVNWECVNFMTLHNESEERPFLLMGTEGGVKPGAKEGHDQWSLWMAGSLEQTEQGPRIKPEYSGILDHGCLYAPNSYEHPITKNRIVWGWLKEDELTLARRESKGWTGYFSIPRELFLYTVENVTRTLTSSLAEVGCIKATENGRGSKTVQTLGIRPLPDLQGLRRDKPGYWKNIDSDANLGKLADTHNGSWELEATIKVSPNDQGLGFWIRHNEDLSQGTAIHFSPQSEKITVDRSKSNHEADIEKDAVSGPFTLFYSDRNGSEELEKLHLRIFCDGDVLEIFVNDRFALSTMVYADTRDCTGLSWFVEGPGASETVFESVKLWENMKEVVEVDEPVIYERSQL
- a CDS encoding general substrate transporter, encoding MSQGGENASLDTVSPSNTITMTSKPSSKVNHIPADEPKSQAHNAEASAATALEHELTFRDAVRLYPKAIGFSLLFSMAIIMEGYDMALIGSFYGYESFRNKYGNQPNPDGGMVISADWQTYIQVGGMCGQIFGLYLNGWVSDAIGYKKTMILAQIIMVSFTFIVFFAKNIQMILAGQILMGIPWGVFQTLTLAYASDIAPVVLRPYLTAYVNLCWVIGQLISAGVLRGLLNLDNEWSYRVPFALQWMWPPFIIVGTIFAPESPWWLVRMGRHEDAKKAIQGLVTPQPDLKFDADAQVSMIHETNELEKATSAGTNYWHCFMRADLRRTEIASITYVAQAMCGSVLMGYSVQFYERAGLSSNSAFTLNIVQYSVGAIGVILSWFLMARYGRRALYIAGTTSLFIILLVVGGLGFAPQSKAGPSWAIGSLLIFYTFIYDLAVGPVCYTIVAEIPSTRLKAKTIVLARNFNNMAGLVNNTLMPRMLGVHAWNWGAKTGLFWAAFCFLIMVWAYFRLPEPKGRTYGELDVLFEHRVSARKFAKARVDQFGDSTGAVEVDAHSR
- a CDS encoding major facilitator superfamily domain-containing protein, with translation MDSNNSDDKKKLSVEMEQMNQDEKLADDTLPGEVLDAEDEFSDMYYRKLLWKIDLWLLPLMWVCYGTQQTDKTSLSVQAVFGIREDTGLVGEQFNWLSTIFYLSYLVCEAPGNWLMQKCHTGKFLSIVMVLWGVIVLCIAFAKNFAHLMILRAIQGALECTISPTFMLITGAFYTSQEHTLRSLIWGTSNAGMNILAGLSMYGIGLHAEKHPGGLAAWKGISFLLGALTITCGILVWFILGTPREVRWLSKEEKRAAIARVMSNQTGSDREKRSEFKWDQVWVALKDPQTYFFFFITIINALPNGANTTFSKLIWKSFGFTPLETLLKGSTPYYCVSICWFLVVGYVTLKKPNIRFLMMMFSLIPAFSGMMALAFLPQDSMKWTRWGMYILQVFGSLPGLMIWTFLPSNVAGRTKKTVTATTIFVAYCVGNAVGAQMFVASDAPKYIRGLTACAILYCVEFLSMASWRFYYIWENRRRAKMIREQGISEEESERLGRLNAEADMTDWENIHFKYKY